AGCGGCATGGGCCCGCTGTACTCGGACTTCACGACGCCCTACTTCGCCCTGATGGCCATCATGGCCGCCCTGCGCCACCGTGACCGGACCGGCGAGGGTCAATTCATCGACCTCTCGCAGGCTCAGGCGACGGTGGCACTTCTCGGCACGAGCATCCTCGAGTACACGGCTAATGGCCGCGTCCCCGAGCGTCCCGGCAACCGCTCGCGGGACTACTGCCCGCATGGGGCGTATCCCTGCTGGGGCGAGGACCGATGGTGTGCGATCGCCGTGGGCTCGGACGCGGAATGGCGTGCACTGTGCGATGCCATCGGGCGGCCCGAACTCGCCACCGACCCTCGCTTCGCGACGCACGAGGCCCGCAAGGCCAGCGAGGACGAAGTCGACGCGATTCTCGCCGGCTGGACGCGAGGGCGAGACGCCTGGCAGGTGATGCACTATCTGCAGGACCGTGGCGTCATGGCTTCGGTGGTCGAGGACCTGGAGGACGTGGTAGTGCGCGACCCGCACATGCGCGCGCTCCACTTCGAGACGCTGTCAGATGCGGATGGCGTCGCGCAGTACATTGCGCACCGGCAGCCGGCGAAGTTCCAGGGCCGCAGTCCGGAGCTGCGCCGGCCCCCCGTACAGGGCGAACACAACGAATATGTACTGAAGGAACTCCTCGGCTACTCCGACGAAGAGTACGTACAGCTCCTGATCGACGGCGTCCTCCGCTAATGAGCAGTCCTCACTGCTGCACTGCGGTGTCGTCGCTGAGATACTGGACCCGAGGCGCGCGAGAGCAGGCACTGCCGCTCCCTGGCCTCCTGCTCCGTGGAGACCGCGAACCGGCTGAGGGGCGTCGGACGCCTGCCTGGAGCAAAGCGGCTCTGGCTGGGTGACGGTAAGCCGGCACCAACCCTTTCAACTCGCAGTCGGTCGCGGTGGTCCCGAACGTGCTCGC
This genomic stretch from Dehalococcoidia bacterium harbors:
- a CDS encoding CoA transferase; protein product: MTEEASLLKPLAGIRVCDFFWLIAGPATSRIMADFGAEVIKIESEEREDQIRNAGVWPPNRTQSSPNAVFVDCNTNKLSLTLNLNQPKAIEIARQLVAISDVVTNNFTGERMDRWGLGYRDLVQVKPDIVMLSMPVMGTTGPYRSYGANGLGVVSYGGINTTMGFPGRPPSGMGPLYSDFTTPYFALMAIMAALRHRDRTGEGQFIDLSQAQATVALLGTSILEYTANGRVPERPGNRSRDYCPHGAYPCWGEDRWCAIAVGSDAEWRALCDAIGRPELATDPRFATHEARKASEDEVDAILAGWTRGRDAWQVMHYLQDRGVMASVVEDLEDVVVRDPHMRALHFETLSDADGVAQYIAHRQPAKFQGRSPELRRPPVQGEHNEYVLKELLGYSDEEYVQLLIDGVLR